Proteins encoded within one genomic window of Eleutherodactylus coqui strain aEleCoq1 chromosome 1, aEleCoq1.hap1, whole genome shotgun sequence:
- the EIF4E2 gene encoding eukaryotic translation initiation factor 4E type 2 isoform X3, protein MNNKFDALKDDDSGDHDQNEENGTQKDSEKEKNDKDKNQNSCRKKTVVPGPAEHPLQYNYTFWYSRRTPGRPTSSQSYEQNIKQIGTFASVEQFWRFYSHMVRPGDLTGHSDFHLFKEGIKPMWEDDANKNGGKWIIRLRKGLASRCWENLILAMLGEQFMVGEEICGAVVSVRFQEDIISIWNKTASDQATTARIRDTLRRVLNLPPNTVMEYKTHTDSIKYVCSNRMLANSSKSIVLP, encoded by the exons ATGAACAACAAATTTGATGC TCTGAAGGATGATGACAGCGGGGATCATGACCAGAACGAGGAGAACGGCACACAGAAAGACAGTGAGAAGGAAAAGAACGACAAGGACAAGAACCAGAATTCATGCAGGAAGAAG ACAGTTGTTCCCGGCCCAGCAGAGCACCCATTACAGTACAACTATACCTTTTGGTATTCCCGCAGAACCCCCGGACGACCTACAAGCTCTCAGAGCTACGAACAGAACATCAAGCAGATTGGTACCTTTGCCTCC GTGGAGCAGTTCTGGAGGTTCTACAGCCACATGGTACGTCCTGGGGACCTGACCGGACACAGTGACTTCCATCTGTTCAAGGAAGGGATCAAACCAATGTGGGAG GATGATGCAAACAAGAATGGAGGAAAGTGGATAATCCGCCTGCGCAAAGGACTGGCTTCACGCTGCTGGGAAAATCTCATTCTAGCCATGTTAGGGGAGCAGTTCATGGTTGGGGAAGAAATCTGTGGCGCCGTAGTGTCTGTTCGTTTCCAG GAAGACATCATCTCTATCTGGAATAAAACTGCTAGCGACCAAGCGACCACGGCGCGGATCCGGGATACTTTACGGCGAGTTCTGAATCTGCCTCCAAATACAGTCATGGAATATAAAACGCACACAGACAGTATAAAGTATGTATGCAGTAACAGAATGTTGGCCAATTCATCTAAAAGTATAGTTCTTCCTTAA
- the EIF4E2 gene encoding eukaryotic translation initiation factor 4E type 2 isoform X1: MNNKFDALKDDDSGDHDQNEENGTQKDSEKEKNDKDKNQNSCRKKVGGLSDIHQTVVPGPAEHPLQYNYTFWYSRRTPGRPTSSQSYEQNIKQIGTFASVEQFWRFYSHMVRPGDLTGHSDFHLFKEGIKPMWEDDANKNGGKWIIRLRKGLASRCWENLILAMLGEQFMVGEEICGAVVSVRFQEDIISIWNKTASDQATTARIRDTLRRVLNLPPNTVMEYKTHTDSIKYVCSNRMLANSSKSIVLP, translated from the exons ATGAACAACAAATTTGATGC TCTGAAGGATGATGACAGCGGGGATCATGACCAGAACGAGGAGAACGGCACACAGAAAGACAGTGAGAAGGAAAAGAACGACAAGGACAAGAACCAGAATTCATGCAGGAAGAAGGTAGGAGGTCTGTCAGACATCCATCAA ACAGTTGTTCCCGGCCCAGCAGAGCACCCATTACAGTACAACTATACCTTTTGGTATTCCCGCAGAACCCCCGGACGACCTACAAGCTCTCAGAGCTACGAACAGAACATCAAGCAGATTGGTACCTTTGCCTCC GTGGAGCAGTTCTGGAGGTTCTACAGCCACATGGTACGTCCTGGGGACCTGACCGGACACAGTGACTTCCATCTGTTCAAGGAAGGGATCAAACCAATGTGGGAG GATGATGCAAACAAGAATGGAGGAAAGTGGATAATCCGCCTGCGCAAAGGACTGGCTTCACGCTGCTGGGAAAATCTCATTCTAGCCATGTTAGGGGAGCAGTTCATGGTTGGGGAAGAAATCTGTGGCGCCGTAGTGTCTGTTCGTTTCCAG GAAGACATCATCTCTATCTGGAATAAAACTGCTAGCGACCAAGCGACCACGGCGCGGATCCGGGATACTTTACGGCGAGTTCTGAATCTGCCTCCAAATACAGTCATGGAATATAAAACGCACACAGACAGTATAAAGTATGTATGCAGTAACAGAATGTTGGCCAATTCATCTAAAAGTATAGTTCTTCCTTAA
- the EIF4E2 gene encoding eukaryotic translation initiation factor 4E type 2 isoform X2 produces MNNKFDALKDDDSGDHDQNEENGTQKDSEKEKNDKDKNQNSCRKKVGGLSDIHQTVVPGPAEHPLQYNYTFWYSRRTPGRPTSSQSYEQNIKQIGTFASVEQFWRFYSHMVRPGDLTGHSDFHLFKEGIKPMWEDDANKNGGKWIIRLRKGLASRCWENLILAMLGEQFMVGEEICGAVVSVRFQEDIISIWNKTASDQATTARIRDTLRRVLNLPPNTVMEYKTHTDSIKDKTSFRNTKIAL; encoded by the exons ATGAACAACAAATTTGATGC TCTGAAGGATGATGACAGCGGGGATCATGACCAGAACGAGGAGAACGGCACACAGAAAGACAGTGAGAAGGAAAAGAACGACAAGGACAAGAACCAGAATTCATGCAGGAAGAAGGTAGGAGGTCTGTCAGACATCCATCAA ACAGTTGTTCCCGGCCCAGCAGAGCACCCATTACAGTACAACTATACCTTTTGGTATTCCCGCAGAACCCCCGGACGACCTACAAGCTCTCAGAGCTACGAACAGAACATCAAGCAGATTGGTACCTTTGCCTCC GTGGAGCAGTTCTGGAGGTTCTACAGCCACATGGTACGTCCTGGGGACCTGACCGGACACAGTGACTTCCATCTGTTCAAGGAAGGGATCAAACCAATGTGGGAG GATGATGCAAACAAGAATGGAGGAAAGTGGATAATCCGCCTGCGCAAAGGACTGGCTTCACGCTGCTGGGAAAATCTCATTCTAGCCATGTTAGGGGAGCAGTTCATGGTTGGGGAAGAAATCTGTGGCGCCGTAGTGTCTGTTCGTTTCCAG GAAGACATCATCTCTATCTGGAATAAAACTGCTAGCGACCAAGCGACCACGGCGCGGATCCGGGATACTTTACGGCGAGTTCTGAATCTGCCTCCAAATACAGTCATGGAATATAAAACGCACACAGACAGTATAAA